One stretch of Anopheles nili chromosome X unlocalized genomic scaffold, idAnoNiliSN_F5_01 X_unloc_14, whole genome shotgun sequence DNA includes these proteins:
- the LOC128729460 gene encoding YY1-associated factor 2 — translation MDKSKSPVRRAKRQSKVVEENFWDCSVCTFRNTAEAFKCLMCDVRKGTSTRKPRLNSALAAQQAATQAFPGASGCGQAVPNVKSPGNAKSLRIKNKRSKHPARLKNIDRSSGQTREVTVNSVTVVITEYKPKPSVSRHDSSESFSESNDSRS, via the exons ATGGATAAAAGTAAATCTCCCGTCCGTCGCGCAAAACGTCAATCGAAAGTGGTAGAGGAAAATTTTTGGGACTGCAGCGTCTGCACCTTTCGCAATACAGCTGAAGCTTTCAAGTGTTTAATGTGCGACGTAAGAAAAG GAACTTCAACGCGAAAGCCCCGGCTTAATTCGGCTCTAGCAGCACAGCAAGCGGCCACGCAGGCCTTTCCTGGGGCGTCAGGTTGTGGACAAGCCGTACCGAATGTGAAATCTCCTGGTAACGCAAAAAGTTTACgcatcaaaaacaaacgatcaaaGCATCCAGCTCGgttaaaaaatattgatcGCTCAAGCGGCCAGACGCGTGAAGTAACTGTTAATTCGGTAACCGTAGTTATCACCGAATACAAACCAAAGCCATCTGTTAGTCGGCACGATTCGAGTGAAAGTTTTAGTGAAAGTAATGATTCTAGAAGTTAA
- the LOC128729456 gene encoding uncharacterized protein LOC128729456: MLNPDDLNDEQQPSRSSHESHRQGSVPEPNTAWIHEMFKQQQCILHQQQEAFLKQQESFLTRMMSSMNMRESTGPEFLIDSLANHVTEFRYDPEENVTFAAWYRRFEGLFEKDAAKLPDDAKVRLLLRKLGVAEHERYNNYILPKNPGDFGFAETIVKLRALFGSKESDVSKRYKCFQLQKTRTEDYVTFSCRINKATLEAELAGLSEETMKCLIFVCGLKDEEDADVRMKLLSRMEEKKDVTLAQLSELGEKLANLKKDTTLLAGERKVQLIGEEKCRSPKGRIFLQVW, from the exons ATGCTGAACCCAGATGACCTCAACGATGAACAGCAGCCATCGCGAAGCAGCCATGAAAGCCACCGGCAAGGCAGTGTCCCTGAGCCTAACACCGCTTGGATAcacgaaatgttcaagcagcaACAGTGCATCCTACACCAACAGCAGGAAGCATTTTTGAAGCAGCAAGAAAGTTTTCTAACGCGTATGATGTCGTCCATGAATATGCGTGAATCGACCGGACCGGAATTCCTGATTGACTCGTTGGCGAATCATGTGACGGAATTTCGTTATGATCCGGAGGAGAACGTTACGTTTGCTGCATGGTACAGGCGTTTTGAGGGGCTTTTTGAAAAAGATGCTGCAAAATTGCCGGATGATGCCAAGGTGCGATTGTTATTGCGTAAACTTGGTGTGGCGGAACATGAGCGATACAACAACTATATACTGCCCAAAAATCCAGGTGATTTTGGTTTCGCGGAAACCATAGTGAAGTTGCGGGCACTGTTTGGTTCAAAGGAGTCGGACGTCAGCAAAAGATACAAGTGTTTTCAGttgcaaaaaacacgcacagaGGACTATGTTACGTTTTCATGCCGGATAAATAAGGCTACGCTAGAGGCGGAACTAGCCGGGCTCAGCGAGGAAACAATGAAGTGTTTGATCTTTGTGTGTGGTCTgaaagacgaagaagatgCCGATGTGCGTATGAAACTGCTGAGCcgtatggaagaaaaaaaggatgttacGCTTGCGCAACTATCAGAGTTGGGTGAAAAGTTGGCGAATCTTAAGAAAGATACAACTTTGCTCGCGGGAGAAAGGAAAGTCCAGTTGATTGGCGAAGAAAAGTGTCGAAGCCCGAAGGGAAG GATATTTTTGCAAGTTTGGTGA